The Halogranum gelatinilyticum genome includes a window with the following:
- a CDS encoding redox-regulated ATPase YchF codes for MSYKIGLVGKPSVGKSSFFNAATMNDVPEGAYPFTTIDPSIGEAYVRVECAAPDFEESCTPSVGYCDHGMRFVPVKLVDVAGLIPGAHEGKGLGNQFLTDLNEADVLVHIVDFSGKTDIEGEATEGHDPRDDIDFLENELDMWYLDILEKGIERYRSGYHGEEKQIEIDLAEQMSAFKTNKDEIKQIILSLGLDLDPDEWEDEDREALAREIRKRTKPIIIGANKMDTAEAQANFEEITQDPEYEHLTFVPASAHAEKALKKAADAGVVDYRPGDADFDIVGDISGEQEQGLEQIREFMNEYDGTGVQDALERALFDVMGAIAIFPGSANGSKDEKGVFRDCFILPEGSTTEDFAYHLHSDIGDGLLHGMDCRAKRQIGSSHELTHRDVVEIVSTN; via the coding sequence ATGAGTTACAAGATCGGCCTCGTCGGCAAGCCCTCTGTCGGCAAGTCGAGTTTCTTCAACGCGGCGACGATGAACGACGTGCCGGAGGGTGCGTATCCGTTCACGACCATCGACCCCAGCATCGGGGAGGCGTACGTCCGCGTCGAGTGTGCGGCACCGGACTTCGAGGAGTCGTGTACGCCGAGCGTCGGCTACTGCGACCACGGGATGCGGTTCGTCCCGGTAAAGCTCGTCGACGTCGCGGGTCTCATTCCCGGCGCGCACGAGGGCAAGGGGCTCGGGAACCAGTTCCTGACCGACCTGAACGAGGCGGACGTCCTCGTCCACATCGTCGACTTCTCGGGGAAGACCGACATCGAGGGCGAGGCGACGGAGGGCCACGACCCCCGTGACGACATCGACTTCCTGGAGAACGAACTCGATATGTGGTATCTCGACATCCTGGAGAAGGGTATCGAGCGGTACCGAAGCGGCTACCACGGCGAGGAGAAGCAGATCGAAATCGATCTCGCAGAGCAGATGAGCGCGTTCAAGACGAACAAAGACGAGATCAAGCAGATCATCCTCTCGCTGGGTCTCGACCTCGACCCCGACGAGTGGGAAGACGAGGACCGTGAGGCACTCGCCCGCGAGATCCGCAAGCGGACGAAGCCGATCATCATCGGTGCGAACAAGATGGACACGGCCGAGGCACAGGCCAACTTCGAGGAGATCACGCAGGACCCGGAGTACGAGCATCTGACGTTCGTTCCCGCGAGTGCGCACGCGGAGAAGGCACTGAAGAAGGCCGCAGACGCGGGCGTCGTCGACTACCGCCCCGGCGACGCGGACTTCGACATCGTCGGCGACATCAGCGGCGAGCAGGAGCAGGGGCTCGAGCAGATCCGGGAGTTCATGAACGAGTACGACGGCACCGGCGTGCAGGACGCGCTCGAACGTGCGTTGTTCGACGTGATGGGGGCCATCGCCATCTTCCCCGGCAGTGCCAACGGGTCGAAGGACGAGAAGGGTGTCTTCCGCGACTGTTTCATCCTGCCCGAAGGGTCGACCACCGAGGACTTCGCGTACCACCTGCACTCGGACATCGGCGACGGTCTCCTCCACGGGATGGACTGTCGCGCGAAGCGACAGATCGGGTCGAGCCACGAACTCACCCACCGCGACGTGGTCGAGATCGTCTCGACGAACTAA
- a CDS encoding IclR family transcriptional regulator, which translates to MNAQTNTVSSVERALDVVELLRERGTARLSSVARELDLSKSTAHRHLKTLESRGYVVETDEGYALSLQFLDLGEFTRTRRPAYQLAMEKVDELAHRTDERAQFMVEEHGRAVYVYRKTGNHAVKADSYPGKRVPVHASAAGLAILSKLPRSRVEEIIDQHGLEALTPQTITDRDTLFAELDTVRERGYSINDQGTIEGLRAIGAPVTDADGEVIGGLSISGPINRMRGERFEEEFPSLLLGATNELELNIAYQ; encoded by the coding sequence ATGAACGCCCAGACGAACACCGTCTCGTCGGTAGAACGCGCCCTCGACGTGGTGGAACTGCTCCGTGAACGGGGGACCGCTCGGTTATCGAGCGTCGCTCGCGAGCTCGATCTCTCGAAGAGTACCGCACACCGCCACCTCAAGACCCTCGAGAGCCGAGGCTACGTCGTCGAGACCGACGAGGGTTACGCCCTGAGCCTCCAGTTTCTCGACCTCGGCGAGTTCACTCGAACGCGACGGCCAGCCTACCAGCTGGCGATGGAGAAGGTCGACGAGTTGGCCCACCGGACCGACGAACGTGCGCAGTTCATGGTCGAAGAGCACGGCCGCGCGGTCTACGTCTACCGGAAGACCGGCAACCACGCGGTGAAGGCGGATTCGTACCCCGGCAAGCGCGTCCCGGTCCACGCGAGCGCGGCCGGACTGGCCATCCTCTCGAAGCTCCCGCGGTCACGCGTCGAGGAGATCATCGACCAGCACGGGTTGGAGGCACTGACGCCACAGACCATCACCGACCGCGATACGCTCTTCGCCGAACTCGACACGGTCCGTGAGCGCGGCTACAGCATCAACGACCAGGGAACGATCGAGGGGCTGCGCGCGATCGGCGCGCCCGTCACCGACGCCGACGGCGAGGTTATCGGCGGGTTGAGCATCTCCGGTCCCATCAATCGGATGCGTGGCGAGCGGTTCGAGGAGGAGTTCCCCTCGCTCCTGCTCGGGGCGACGAACGAACTCGAACTCAATATCGCCTACCAGTAG
- a CDS encoding cyclase family protein gives MLDGYEMHDLTQPWSQDTPAWPTYDNPKVWYEKSLDTEKVNGQKIEFMNHTGTHLDGEKHFVGNGRDIADMPLDELVGDAVVADISDMVGDYDVYTSEMIEEVCDVQEGDILFIHTGYQKYAYHREEADPHAFFCKHPGPNMEFAEWCRDMNLNYLMLDCGSADHPMNTIVRDVRPELAEEACEKLGVDDLDEIFPPEGYQLMHTELFPEGIVHVENAQVPEELLNERCQIGTFPWRFEGGESSVCRCVAFTEA, from the coding sequence ATGCTTGACGGCTATGAGATGCACGATTTGACCCAACCGTGGTCACAGGACACGCCCGCGTGGCCGACGTACGACAACCCGAAAGTCTGGTACGAAAAGAGCCTCGACACCGAGAAGGTCAACGGCCAGAAGATCGAGTTCATGAACCACACGGGGACGCACCTCGACGGCGAGAAACACTTCGTCGGCAACGGCCGCGACATCGCGGATATGCCGCTGGACGAACTCGTCGGCGACGCCGTCGTCGCGGACATCTCCGACATGGTCGGCGACTACGACGTCTACACCAGCGAGATGATCGAGGAGGTCTGTGACGTCCAGGAGGGCGACATCCTGTTCATCCACACCGGCTACCAGAAGTACGCCTACCACCGCGAGGAGGCCGACCCCCACGCGTTCTTCTGCAAGCACCCCGGCCCGAACATGGAGTTCGCCGAGTGGTGCCGCGACATGAACCTCAACTACCTCATGCTCGACTGCGGGAGCGCGGACCACCCGATGAACACCATCGTCCGCGACGTGCGCCCCGAGCTCGCCGAGGAGGCCTGCGAGAAGCTCGGCGTCGACGACCTCGACGAGATCTTCCCGCCGGAGGGCTACCAGCTGATGCACACCGAACTCTTCCCGGAGGGCATCGTCCACGTCGAGAACGCCCAGGTTCCCGAGGAACTGCTCAACGAGCGGTGTCAGATCGGGACCTTCCCGTGGCGTTTCGAGGGCGGCGAGTCCTCGGTCTGTCGCTGTGTCGCGTTCACCGAAGCCTAA
- a CDS encoding alcohol dehydrogenase catalytic domain-containing protein, protein MTPTKAVVLDEWGGELTTDRLDVPDPGPGEALVDVRACGVTRTIENAIQGGLSDDPAFTPRVPGHEFAGVVEDVGPGVETVDPGDRVVCYFYLTCGSCDNCRRGDTARCTDFGGWLGVQRDGAYAERTVVPAANLLPLPDGATFEMGAVAADGLATPLHVCERAAVDDTDTVLVVGAAGRVGIHLSQLAALRGARVLAADVDADRLAHVDSVTPDAVMPIDARGDDVAERLRATTDGDGPSVVVDTVGDTDTLAAAWDVLAMGGQIVSLTTHHDRAFAPPMKEFVVKEASFLGSRYATKDQVVRAARLLADGRVDPVVTERVGLDEVPTLHERIRSGEHHGMAILEP, encoded by the coding sequence ATGACCCCAACGAAAGCCGTCGTCCTCGACGAGTGGGGCGGCGAACTGACGACCGACCGTCTCGACGTACCCGACCCCGGCCCTGGCGAAGCACTCGTCGACGTCCGCGCCTGCGGTGTCACCCGGACTATCGAGAACGCGATACAGGGCGGGCTCTCCGACGATCCCGCGTTCACGCCGCGTGTCCCCGGCCACGAGTTCGCGGGCGTCGTCGAGGACGTCGGCCCCGGTGTCGAGACCGTCGACCCCGGCGACCGCGTCGTCTGCTACTTCTATCTCACCTGCGGCAGCTGCGACAACTGCCGCCGCGGCGACACCGCCCGGTGTACCGACTTCGGCGGCTGGCTGGGCGTCCAGCGCGACGGTGCCTACGCCGAGCGGACGGTCGTCCCCGCCGCGAACCTCCTGCCCCTGCCCGACGGGGCGACCTTCGAGATGGGCGCAGTCGCGGCCGATGGACTGGCGACGCCGCTGCACGTCTGCGAGCGCGCGGCCGTCGACGACACCGACACCGTCCTCGTCGTCGGCGCGGCGGGTCGGGTCGGTATCCACCTCTCACAGCTCGCGGCACTGCGCGGTGCCCGCGTGCTCGCGGCCGACGTCGACGCCGACCGGCTGGCCCACGTCGACAGCGTGACACCCGATGCGGTGATGCCAATCGACGCCCGCGGCGACGATGTCGCCGAGCGACTCCGTGCGACCACAGACGGCGACGGCCCCTCTGTCGTCGTCGACACCGTCGGCGACACCGACACGCTCGCGGCGGCCTGGGACGTGCTGGCGATGGGCGGACAGATAGTCTCGCTGACGACTCACCACGACCGCGCGTTCGCCCCGCCGATGAAGGAGTTCGTCGTCAAGGAGGCCTCGTTCCTCGGCTCGCGCTACGCGACGAAGGACCAGGTCGTCCGTGCGGCTCGTCTGCTGGCCGACGGCCGCGTCGACCCCGTCGTCACCGAGCGCGTCGGTCTCGACGAAGTGCCGACGCTCCACGAGCGGATTCGCTCCGGCGAACACCACGGGATGGCGATTCTCGAACCCTAG